A genomic segment from Flavobacterium litorale encodes:
- a CDS encoding non-canonical purine NTP diphosphatase — MKLVFASNNKNKIQEIKHQLPKGIELLSLEDIGCVEDIPETADTIEGNAILKANYVTEKYGYDCFADDTGLEVAALNGAPGVYSARYAGMQKDANDNMNKLLSELSNTANRDANFKTVIALNYNNKQHLFTGIAKGKITTEKAGTEGFGYDPIFKPEGKNRTFAEISLDEKAQLSHRGKAVAQLIAFLEK; from the coding sequence ATGAAACTCGTTTTTGCCTCAAACAATAAAAATAAGATACAAGAAATAAAGCACCAACTCCCTAAAGGCATTGAACTATTGAGTTTAGAGGATATTGGCTGTGTTGAAGATATTCCTGAAACTGCTGATACTATTGAGGGTAACGCGATTTTAAAAGCCAATTATGTAACCGAAAAATACGGCTACGATTGTTTTGCTGACGATACAGGTTTAGAGGTAGCTGCCTTAAACGGAGCTCCTGGCGTATACTCTGCACGCTATGCAGGCATGCAAAAAGATGCCAACGACAACATGAATAAGCTACTTAGCGAACTCAGCAATACAGCCAACCGAGATGCCAATTTTAAAACTGTTATTGCACTTAATTATAATAACAAACAGCATTTATTTACAGGTATTGCAAAAGGTAAGATAACTACCGAAAAAGCAGGTACTGAGGGGTTTGGGTACGACCCTATTTTTAAGCCCGAAGGTAAAAACCGTACTTTTGCAGAAATTTCTTTGGACGAAAAAGCACAACTTAGCCATCGTGGTAAAGCGGTAGCACAGCTTATTGCTTTTTTAGAAAAATAA
- a CDS encoding DEAD/DEAH box helicase, which translates to MNKFEQLGLNESLLKAINDLGFENPSEVQEKAIPLLLEKDTDIVALAQTGTGKTAAFGFPLIQKIDPNNRNTQALILSPTRELCLQITNEIKLYSKYVNVHTVAVYGGASITEQAREVKRGAQIIVATPGRMQDMINRGLVNISKIDYCILDEADEMLNMGFYDDIVSILSTSPDEKSTWLFSATMPQEVARIAKEFMRKPLEITVGHKNSGSSTVSHEFYLVNGRNRYEALKRLADANPDIFSVIFCRTKRDTQAVAEKLIEDGYNAAALHGDLSQAQRDSVMKSFRNRQIQMLVATDVAARGIDVDNITHVINYQLPDEIETYNHRSGRTGRAGKLGTSIVIITKSELRKITTIERIIKQKFEEKTIPSGIEICEIQLFHLANKIKDVEIDHEIDSYLPAIYEVMKDLTKEELIKKMVSVEFNRFIEYYKNNKDLSAQPAGDRRDSSRPGSNSGAVRYFINIGSRDNFDWMSLKDFLRDTLGLGRDDVFKVDVKEGFSFFNTDAEHMQSVLDTFNSMHLEGRKINVEISKNDGGSSRRRDHNGRNSGGRGSRSDSFGGGRSNRRDNSFERPARRGEGRPGSRDRKPRRS; encoded by the coding sequence ATGAATAAATTTGAACAATTAGGATTGAATGAATCGCTTCTGAAGGCGATAAACGATCTAGGATTTGAAAATCCGTCAGAGGTACAGGAAAAGGCGATTCCCCTATTATTGGAAAAAGATACAGATATTGTAGCGTTAGCGCAAACGGGGACAGGGAAAACAGCGGCTTTTGGTTTTCCGCTTATCCAAAAAATAGATCCTAACAACAGGAACACACAGGCACTTATACTATCACCAACGCGTGAACTTTGCCTGCAAATTACAAACGAAATTAAACTATACTCAAAGTATGTAAACGTACATACTGTTGCCGTATACGGGGGTGCTAGCATTACAGAACAAGCCAGAGAGGTAAAAAGAGGAGCGCAAATTATTGTAGCTACACCTGGGCGTATGCAAGATATGATTAACAGAGGGTTGGTAAACATCTCTAAAATTGATTATTGCATATTGGATGAGGCGGATGAGATGCTAAACATGGGCTTTTATGATGATATTGTTTCGATACTATCTACATCACCCGATGAAAAAAGCACTTGGTTATTCTCGGCAACAATGCCACAGGAGGTTGCTCGTATAGCAAAAGAATTTATGAGAAAACCGTTAGAAATAACTGTTGGTCATAAAAATTCAGGCTCATCTACTGTATCGCACGAATTTTACTTAGTAAACGGTCGTAACCGTTATGAGGCATTAAAACGCCTTGCAGATGCTAACCCCGATATATTCTCGGTTATATTTTGCCGTACAAAACGTGATACGCAAGCGGTTGCCGAAAAACTGATTGAAGACGGTTACAATGCTGCTGCTCTACACGGCGATTTATCGCAGGCACAGCGTGACTCGGTAATGAAATCGTTTAGAAACCGACAGATACAAATGCTTGTAGCTACCGATGTTGCTGCAAGGGGTATTGACGTAGATAATATTACACACGTAATTAACTACCAGTTACCTGATGAGATAGAAACCTATAACCACCGTAGTGGTCGTACAGGGCGTGCAGGTAAACTAGGTACCTCTATAGTAATAATTACGAAGAGTGAACTGAGAAAAATTACAACCATAGAGCGCATCATCAAACAAAAGTTTGAGGAAAAAACAATACCATCGGGTATTGAAATTTGCGAAATACAGCTTTTCCACCTTGCTAATAAAATCAAGGATGTAGAAATTGACCACGAAATAGACTCGTACCTACCTGCAATATATGAGGTAATGAAAGACCTTACTAAGGAAGAACTTATCAAAAAAATGGTATCGGTAGAGTTTAACCGATTTATTGAATATTATAAAAACAATAAAGACCTCTCGGCACAACCTGCTGGCGACAGACGCGATAGTTCTCGTCCAGGAAGTAACAGCGGTGCAGTACGCTACTTTATCAACATCGGGTCAAGAGATAATTTTGATTGGATGAGCCTAAAAGATTTCCTTCGTGATACGTTGGGCTTAGGGCGTGATGATGTGTTTAAAGTTGATGTAAAAGAAGGTTTCTCTTTCTTTAATACCGATGCAGAACACATGCAGAGTGTTTTAGATACCTTTAATAGCATGCATCTTGAAGGGCGTAAGATAAATGTTGAGATATCTAAAAATGATGGTGGCAGTAGCCGACGTAGAGACCACAATGGTAGAAACAGCGGTGGTCGTGGAAGCAGAAGTGACTCATTTGGAGGCGGTAGAAGCAACCGAAGAGACAATTCTTTCGAACGTCCAGCACGACGTGGAGAAGGCAGACCAGGCTCTAGAGATAGAAAGCCTAGAAGAAGTTAA